A single genomic interval of Pochonia chlamydosporia 170 chromosome 7, whole genome shotgun sequence harbors:
- a CDS encoding Zn(2)-C6 fungal-type DNA-binding domain-containing protein (similar to Metarhizium robertsii ARSEF 23 XP_007826613.1), with product MSMNRSSKGCWTCRIRHRKCDEKQPACRECTDRTIPCHGYGPKPKWMDNEWKLQAELSRIKRTVNSNFRRKRKQQAAQGRVETQDASSPDCPDSPSDGLVGPASQYNATTTPEMTFREAQLLVHYLDYIFPLQYPYYKDEPSLGGRGWLFWLLMKRGPLHQAVLTLSALHHHTQSADASGDRESELIEHHTNALQRLRQVLRDCDMDQFAESREQMVEFLACGSALISFELFRGGLDNWQPHLHALTSVVNKILVPHSSSNHEFGDGVDKAQPFLVTKVLWLDILASTATGTAPQTRYQQWLELDQIDMSRVMGCRNWVMKAIGDVSSIAARRTRSGFCKSDELQLKAIEQVLEEGIERMKLGEANRQSLIYAITKVFATAALVQVDTIRNASPPQLKVYQRVDRMIEAMECLPPGVTFRGLAWPIATVGAVAAHDQQSFFEKAMQNVLDTSSSEFTNCGTVLDVLRRCWHHRSEGGDIWTWQEGMTSMGICALLL from the exons ATGTCCATGAACCGCAGCAGTAAAGGCTGCTGGACCTGCCGCATTCGCCACAGAAAATGCGACGAGAAACAACCAGCATGTCGCGAATGCACTGATCGCACGATTCCGTGCCACGGCTATGGCCCCAAACCAAAATGGATGGACAACGAGTGGAAATTGCAGGCGGAATTATCTCGAATAAAGAGGACGGTAAACTCCAACTTTCGGCGGAAAAGGAAGCAGCAGGCTGCCCAAGGCCGAGTCGAGACTCAAGACGCTTCAAGTCCAGACTGTCCAGACTCCCCGTCTGATGGCCTCGTAGGACCAGCATCGCAGTATAATGCGACAACTACGCCCGAGATGACTTTTCGGGAAGCACAGCTCTTGGTCCACTACCTAGACTACATATTTCCTCTGCAGTACCCGTATTACAAGGATGAACCATCTCTCGGGGGTAGAGGCTGgctcttctggcttctcATGAAACGTGGTCCTCTTCATCAGGCGGTCCTCACACTCTCAGCACTGCATCATCATACGCAAAGTGCAGATGCTTCTGGAGATCGAGAATCGGAACTAATAGAGCACCATACTAATGCTTTGCAACGGCTGAGACAGGTCCTTCGGGACTGCGACATGGATCAGTTTGCCGAGTCCCGAGAGCAGATGGTAGAGTTTTTGGCTTGCGGCTCGGCACTCATCAGTTTTGAG CTCTTTCGAGGAGGTTTAGACAATTGGCAGCCGCATCTACATGCTCTGACGTCCGTCGTCAACAAGATCCTGGTGCCTCATTCGTCGTCGAATCACGaatttggtgatggagtGGATAAGGCGCAGCCATTTCTCGTCACAAAAGTGCTCTGGCTGGATATCCTCGCCTCCACAGCTACCGGGACAGCACCGCAAACAAGGTATCAACAGTGGTTAGAGCTAGATCAAATCGACATGTCGAGAGTAATGGGGTGCAGGAACTGGGTGATGAAGGCGATTGGGGATGTATCCTCCATTGCGGCACGGAGGACGAGATCCGGCTTCTGTAAGTCGGATGAATTGCAGCTTAAAGCTATCGAGCAGGTGCTGGAGGAAGGCATTGAGCGGATGAAATTGGGCGAG GCAAACCGACAGTCGTTGATTTACGCCATCACAAAGGTGTTCGCGACAGCAGCACTGGTCCAAGTCGACACAATACGAAATGCTTCACCACCGCAACTGAAAGTCTACCAGCGAGTGGATCGAATGATTGAAGCGATGGAATGCCTTCCACCTGGTGTGACCTTTCGGGGTTTGGCGTGGCCGATTGCTACTGTTGGGGCCGTAGCTGCCCATGACCAGCAGAGCTTCTTTGAGAAAGCTATGCAAAATGTGCTGGACACGTCAAGCTCGGAGTTTACGAACTGTGGGACAGTTCTTGATGTGCTTAGACggtgctggcatcatcgaaGCGAGGGAGGAGACATATGGACGTGGCAAGAGGGCATGACTTCAATGGGGATATGTGCACTTCTTCTATGA
- a CDS encoding phosphatidylinositol-specific phospholipase (similar to Metarhizium acridum CQMa 102 XP_007811753.1) translates to MIFLSFLLLLATPSLINASTNTYHGYTSTFSFDANLSHQPRWMTDIPDHVNITSLSIPGTHDSMTYHISHRNLQCQNWNLTVQMEAGLRYFDIRARVDHNRLHIYHGKQSTGYSFQQVLLEMFAFLDKNPSETLIMRLKKEGPPLGRDSYSFEKAFNYARLTDKATANGARKHLQLYTDSSKPIPTLGELRSKIFLLQDFKCAKNRMYGLAWGGPQMVLEDDFDIHGERRLNTKWAAIEKALGKANSGPLDNKHIYLAHASAAIGVLPIQAAAGTLDKVQIGMNYRTGQWLDGHIDDKGSMRTGILIFDFPGKKLIDSVLAWNRHVVTKV, encoded by the coding sequence ATGATTTTTCTCTCGTTTCTCTTGCTTCTAGCGACACCTAGCCTCATCAACGCATCTACAAATACATACCATGGCTACACCAGCACCTTCAGTTTCGACGCCAATCTGTCCCATCAGCCAAGGTGGATGACAGACATTCCGGACCATGTGAACATCACGAGCCTCAGTATCCCAGGAACTCACGACAGCATGACATATCATATCAGTCACAGAAACTTGCAGTGTCAAAATTGGAACTTGACGGTGCAAATGGAAGCTGGACTGCGGTACTTTGACATCCGGGCACGAGTCGATCACAACAGACTACATATCTATCATGGGAAGCAGAGCACTGGATATTCCTTCCAGCAAGTCCTTTTGGAAATGTTTGCCTTTCTAGACAAGAACCCTTCAGAAACGCTCATCATGCGTCTCAAGAAAGAAGGCCCTCCTCTGGGCAGAGATTCGTACTCTTTCGAAAAGGCATTCAACTATGCACGACTCACAGACAAAGCCACCGCCAACGGCGCAAGAAAACACCTCCAATTATATACGGACAGCAGCAAGCCCATCCCCACACTCGGGGAACTAAGATCCAAGATCTTTCTCCTCCAAGACTTTAAGTGCGCAAAGAATAGAATGTACGGACTTGCTTGGGGTGGCCCGCAAATGGTCTTGGAGGATGACTTCGACATCCACGGCGAGCGACGGTTGAACACAAAATGGGCTGCTATTGAAAAGGCACTGGGAAAAGCGAACAGTGGCCCTCTTGACAACAAGCATATTTATTTGGCGCATGCTTCCGCTGCAATTGGTGTGCTGCCGATACAAGCCGCGGCTGGGACATTGGATAAGGTCCAGATTGGGATGAACTACAGGACGGGCCAATGGTTGGATGGCCATATTGATGATAAGGGCTCTATGAGGACGGGAATTTTAATTTTCGATTTTCCGGGTAAGAAGTTGATTGATAGCGTTTTGGCGTGGAATCGGCATGTTGTAACGAAAGTGTAG
- a CDS encoding phthalate transporter (similar to Neosartorya fischeri NRRL 181 XP_001262431.1) produces the protein MTTQTSDIPEKAEVSHVHNTSTDAESDDPCHDTVFTPEEQRKIRRQIDRRLVIPIGIMYCVAFMDRTNMSVASIAGMTKDLELTGNKYNIANLVFFITYTLLQPPSTVLIRRIGPRLHLAAITLSWGAVMIGMGFVTNFGQLAALRTVLGFFEAGFFPGCVYLLSTWYTRYEVGKRYSIFYLLGAIAAAFSGILAYGIMQLKGHAGLNGWRWIFILEGVLTCVIGIAGYWFLVDFPDSKRSTWMFLGKAERQWVVNRIQQDRGDSQVSKFNLSKFLRSGSDWKVWAYAVIFFNTGTITYALAYTLPIILVDSMGFSVGAAQCLIAPPYAFAAIIMLSTAWAGDKYRLRGPVIIFNMLLCLIGLPIMGWASSAAVRYVGVFFVVAGTNSNIPGVMAFQANNIRGQWKRAFCSATLVGFGGIGGIAGSLVFRSQDKANGYKPGMWACIAFALLTVLLVLVCDLSFWRQNKLADQEAKILEALEDDATADFRYTY, from the exons ATGACGACACAAACAAGCGATATCCCAGAAAAAGCCGAAGTCAGCCATGTCCACAATACTTCTACCGACGCAGAGTCGGACGACCCATGCCACGATACCGTCTTCACACCAGAAGAACAACGCAAAATAAGACGGCAGATCGACCGACGTCTCGTCATACCAATAGGAATAATGTACTGCGTCGCCTTCATGGACCGCACAAACATGAGCGTCGCAAGCATTGCAGGCATGACCAAGGATCTTGAACTCACCGGGAATAAATAC AATATTGCCAACCTagtcttcttcatcacatacacccttcttcaacctccGTCGACTGTACTTATTCGTCGGATTGGTCCCCGGCTTCACCTCGCTGCGATTACTCTTTCTTGGGGCGCAGTCATGATTGGCATGGGTTTCGTGACCAACTTTGGGCAACTTGCGGCGCTGCGAACAGTGTTGGGCTTTTTTGAGGCTGGGTTCTTTCCGGGATGTGTCTACCTGCTTAGTACCTGGTATACTCGAT ATGAAGTCGGCAAACGGTATTCCATCTTTTACCTGCTAGGTGCAATCGCAGCAGCCTTTTCTGGCATTCTAGCCTACGGT ATCATGCAACTAAAAGGTCACGCCGGCCTCAACGGCTGGCGCTGGATCTTCATCCTAGAAGGCGTACTCACATGTGTTATAGGTATCGCCGGATACTGGTTCCTAGTCGACTTTCCGGACTCAAAACGCTCCACGTGGATGTTTCTAGGGAAAGCTGAACGCCAATGGGTCGTCAACCGAATCCAACAAGATCGCGGCGACTCGCAGGTTTCCAAATTCAATCTCTCCAAATTCCTCCGCAGCGGATCCGATTGGAAAGTATGGGCATATGCAGtaatcttcttcaacacagGCACCATTACCTACGCACTGGCATACaccctccccatcatcctcgtcgacAGCATGGGCTTCAGCGTCGGTGCAGCGCAGTGCCTCATCGCTCCGCCGTACGCTTTCGCCGCGATCATCATGCTTTCTACAGCCTGGGCAGGCGACAAGTACCGACTCCGAGGGCCGGTCATCATTTTTAATATGCTGCTGTGCCTTATTGGTTTGCCAATCATGGGCTGGGCCAGCAGCGCTGCCGTCCGATACGTAGGCGTGTTCTTTGTGGTTGCCGGCACGAACAGCAATATCCCTGGTGTGATGGCCTTTCAAGCAAATAATATTCGGGGCCAGTGGAAGCGCGCATTTTGTAGTGCTACATTGGTTGGGTTTGGTGGTATTGGTGGAATTGCTGGCAGTCTTGTTTTCCGCAGCCAGGATAAGGCGAATGGGTATAAGCCTGGCATGTGGGCTTGTATAGCATTCGCACTGTTGACGGtgttgcttgtgcttgtttgTGATTTGAGCTTTTGGAGGCAGAATAAGTTGGCCGACCAGGAGGCAAAGATTCTTGAAGCGCTTGAG GATGATGCTACTGCCGACTTCCGGTATACATACTAG
- a CDS encoding kinase domain-containing protein: METQDNNAATPSFCMLELSAHSKDIVYVFLYNGTRFFVTISAEDLEGKGELLHQFNNFKAELDDPDNMFHFEEWVLAALDGFMRQAAPTPAPGAPKVITLLEYFSPTTFAFNLVNNEGSLSAVQECYHPEMHGDTSPRTQIVDSLDLTDSHDVDPEVILRSTLPSVPVIPASKLERVSEGLCAEELSDIPTKVRHVDTNNVFFFKAGFKDHGHLRELGVLSQINSSQVSPPLRTSKLVGLVVWDDDVSCLMGFLLEYIEGETLDLRAESASAENKMKWMRQIEVTVKQLHKLGIVWGDVKPDNVIVDSAGDAVVVDFGGGYTPGYIEKGLQQTFQGDLVGLDHMAAEMG; encoded by the coding sequence ATGGAAACCCAGGACAACAACGCCGCTACACCGTCATTCTGCATGCTGGAACTGTCAGCGCATAGCAAGGACATTGTCTACGTCTTCTTGTACAACGGTACCCGGTTCTTTGTCACTATATCGGCAGAAGAtctggaaggaaaaggagagcttcTACATCAATTTAACAATTTCAAGGCGGAACTAGATGATCCTGACAACATGTTTCACTTCGAGGAGTGGGTTCTAGCTGCCTTAGACGGCTTCATGCGCCAAGCAGCTCCAACCCCAGCACCGGGAGCTCCAAAGGTCATCACGCTCCTCGAATACTTTTCTCCGACCACGTTTGCattcaatcttgtcaatAATGAAGGGAGCCTCTCCGCCGTTCAGGAATGCTACCATCCCGAGATGCACGGTGATACTAGTCCTCGGACTCAAATTGTGGACTCCCTAGACTTGACGGATTCACACGATGTTGATCCGGAAGTCATTCTTCGTTCTACTCTTCCATCAGTCCCAGTCATACCAGCATCGAAGCTCGAACGTGTGAGTGAAGGGCTATGTGCCGAAGAGCTAAGTGATATTCCGACAAAAGTGCGACACGTTGATACCAATAACGtgttcttcttcaaagctgGCTTCAAGGACCATGGCCATCTCCGAGAGCTAGGAGTACTATCACAGATTAATTCAAGCCAAGTCTCGCCGCCTTTACGAACGTCAAAGCTTGTTGGACTTGTAGTGTGGGATGACGATGTCTCGTGTTTGATGGGCTTCCTCCTGGAGTATATTGAGGGAGAAACTCTCGATTTGCGAGCAGAGAGTGCCTCGGCAGAGAATAAAATGAAATGGATGCGTCAGATTGAAGTGACGGTGAAGCAACTTcacaaacttggcattgTCTGGGGGGATGTGAAACCAGACAATGTCATCGTAGATTCAGCGGGAGATGCGGTTGTTGTAGATTTTGGGGGTGGCTATACTCCTGGATATATTGAGAAGGGGCTACAACAGACATTCCAGGGAGACTTGGTGGGATTAGATCACATGGCAGCTGAAATGGGATAG
- a CDS encoding thioesterase superfamily domain-containing protein: MPQEPKPNLTHEPISTQSLTAFNSPSSPPWSRQLFQDPTLHPIATPCRHPKPTTEDSLVAETLATDHTISAWQSLYRTGSPKNTGELVSLLALGTGVNGHADVAHGGLLALILDEITGNVVELYRGEGMSGYTASLKIDFRRPVRTPGVLLCRSWLERREGRKLWVRGRVEDGEGGLYAEGESLWVEVLKGRL, translated from the coding sequence ATGCCCCAAGAACCAAAACCAAACCTCACACACGAACCAATATCAACTCAATCCCTCACAGCATTCAactcaccctcctcaccgCCCTGGTCTCGCCAACTCTTCCAAGATCCCACCCTCCACCCCATCGCCACACCCTGCAGACACCCCAAACCCACCACCGAAGACTCCCTCGTCGCCGAAACCCTCGCAACTGACCACACCATCAGCGCATGGCAATCCCTCTACAGGACCGGCTCTCCCAAGAACACAGGTGAGCTGGTAAGCCTGCTCGCGCTGGGTACCGGCGTCAACGGACATGCTGACGTCGCGCACGGGGGTCTCCTGGCGCTGATACTGGATGAAATTACGGGCAATGTGGTGGAGCTGTATCGGGGGGAGGGTATGTCTGGGTATACGGCGTCGTTGAAGATTGACTTTAGGAGGCCGGTGCGTACGcctggtgttttgttgtgCCGGTCGTGgttggagaggagggaggggaggaagTTGTGGGTGAGGGGGAGggtggaggatggggagggggGGTTGTATGCTGAGGGGGAGAGTCTTTGGGTTGAGGTTTTGAAGGGGAGGTTGTAG
- a CDS encoding C6 zinc finger domain-containing protein (similar to Beauveria bassiana ARSEF 2860 XP_008600418.1), giving the protein MANAPRRSTGCITCQKRKKGCDKTRPHCQRCIKAGLPCGGYPRSHGLVWVASQKATEEESSAQAAAVPGVLSSKGPRAAESISHKKTNANIILIDGLARSAREQLYLGAFGSAILPGGRRYSPIATNFGVVGWTNFISELIGTETSLKYASIAIGAALVSSDSLDTHLRVKSIQSYNRAVHEVAKALKKPDWHRHDGLLATTRLMSFYEVLFPPIDKAHTLAWRGHYEGLRAMILARGPHSFVSGAAHQVYSDSRISMIILAIYKRRRSPFSTGLWKTVPWSVQKKSIKDELLDLVEEMATLLEQVDAFRTLHPVGATKYLEKRILDQCGELELDFAKWEQRMSPDIEKFDYTATENKSLPVPDDDAACSLLHLSIIYWISMMMLYSIVNYFRPRLQDGGDKSAQDAASSEKCHEKTGCGTFASRPPKCPRVYALKCLRAMHLYFEGDGGFIGRVSGLLTLGFAARYFLNEMPKEKNDDETESFAKILDTMVFGTPVRHLLAQLSGGKLPTNANAGANGSGPPASEISWF; this is encoded by the exons atggccaatgcGCCACGCCGGTCAACCGGATGCATCACTTGCCAGAAGCGCAAGAAAGGG TGCGACAAGACTCGACCACATTGCCAACGGTGTATCAAGGCAGGTTTGCCATGCGGAGGATATCCGCGATCCCACGGCCTCGTCTGGGTCGCCTCTCAGAAGGccactgaagaagaaagctcTGCTCAAGCCGCCGCTGTCCCAGGAGTCCTATCGTCTAAGGGGCCTCGAGCAGCAGAATCCATCTCACACAAGAAAACTAATGCCAATATCATATTAATAGATGGGCTGGCGAGATCAGCCAGAGAACAGCTCTACCTCGGCGCCTTTGGCTCTGCCATATTGCCAGGCGGCCGCCGCTACTCACCCATCGCAACTAattttggcgttgttggctGGACCAACTTCATTTCCGAGTTAATCGGGACGGAAACATCGCTGAAATATGCCTCCATTGCTATTGGCGCGGCATTAGTATCGTCAGACAGTCTGGATACACACCTACGCGTGAAGAGTATCCAGAGCTACAACAGGGCAGTCCACGAGGTTGCAAAGGCGTTGAAAAAGCCGGACTGGCATCGGCACGATGGACTTTTGGCAACGACTCGGCTTATGTCATTTTACGAG GTTCTGTTTCCTCCGATTGACAAAGCACATACACTGGCTTGGAGAGGACACTACGAGGGACTGCGGGCAATGATACTCGCTCGAGGTCCCCATTCGTTCGTCTCTGGTGCGGCACACCAGGTCTATAGCGATTCTCGAATCAGCATG ATTATTCTCGCCATCTACAAGCGACGGCGATCGCCATTTAGTACTGGCCTGTGGAAAACTGTGCCCTGGTCTGTGCAGAAAAAGTCCATCAAAGACGAGTTGCTGGACTTGGTGGAAGAAATGGCTACTCTGTTAGAACAAGTCGACGCATTCAGGACGCTTCATCCCGTAGGAGCCACAAAATACTTGGAGAAAAGAATCCTTGATCAATGCGGCGAGCTCGAGCTCGATTTTGCCAAGTGGGAACAACGAATGTCACCAGATATCGAAAAATTTGACTACACGGCGACAGAAAACAAGTCTTTACCGGTACCAGACGACGACGCGGCATGCTCGCTCCTCCATCTCAGTATCATATACTGGATTTCTATGATGATGCTGTACTCGATCGTAAACTACTTTCGCCCCAGATTGCAGGATGGCGGGGACAAGAGCGCGCAAGATGCTGCAAGTAGCGAAAAATGTCACGAAAAGACCGGCTGCGGCACATTTGCGAGCCGGCCGCCGAAATGTCCCCGTGTGTACGCATTGAAATGTCTCCGTGCCATGCACCTTTACTTTGAGGGCGACGGCGGCTTCATTGGACGTGTCTCCGGCCTGTTGACACTCGGCTTTGCCGCTCGGTACTTTCTCAACGAGAtgccaaaagaaaagaacGATGACGAAACGGAGTCGTTTGCAAAAATACTTGACACTATGGTTTTTGGGACTCCGGTACGACATTTGCTCGCTCAACTAAGTGGAGGGAAGCTTCCCACCAATGCGAATGCCGGTGCTAATGGCAGCGGGCCGCCCGCAAGTGAAATTTCGTGGTTCTAA
- a CDS encoding FMN-binding domain-containing protein, protein MHLRKDHAETNIHALQQFIKANPLGVLTTSIASPTCSFPTLQATHIPFILDVDNDTASNKLGRLRGHMARDNPQAKALIEALSQSTSNTLDQQVLIVFTSPIHHYITTNFYSETMSTNKRTAPTWNYSAAQVYGRAKVHWDSKKAETSAFLIQQLSDLASLGEKDIMGFNGEDASPQPWKVEDAPASYVERSLKGIIGLEIDIVTLEGKVKMSQELKEADRDGVVEGLRKYGGETATRMADLVHERGLMKITNRA, encoded by the coding sequence ATGCATTTACGAAAAGACCACGCCGAAACCaacatccacgccctccaaCAATTCATCAAAGCAAACCCCCTCGGTGTCCTAACCACGTCAATCGCATCGCCAACATGCTCATTTCCCACCTTACAAGCGACTCACATTCCATTCATCCTCGACGTTGATAACGACACGGCCTCGAATAAACTCGGACGATTGAGAGGCCACATGGCGAGGGACAAcccccaagccaaagcaCTCATCGAAGCACTCTCCCAATCCACAAGCAACACGCTCGACCAACAAGTTCTAATTGTATTCACATCTCCCATCCATCACTACATAACCACAAACTTTTACTCCGAGACCATGTCTACAAATAAACGCACCGCTCCGACTTGGAACTATTCCGCCGCGCAGGTATATGGCCGTGCAAAAGTGCACTGGGACTCCAAAAAAGCTGAAACTAGTGCCTTTCTCATCCAACAACTCAGTGATCTCGCCAGTCTAGGAGAAAAAGACATCATGGGCTTCAATGGAGAAGACGCCTCACCGCAACCATGGAAGGTGGAAGATGCGCCGGCAAGTTATGTCGAGCGCTCGCTAAAGGGGATAATAGGTCTGGAAATCGACATTGTCACATTAGAGGGAAAAGTGAAGATGAGCCAAGAGCTGAAAGAGGCGGACAGAGATGGTGTCGTTGAGGGTTTACGAAAGTATGGTGGAGAGACGGCAACCAGGATGGCTGATTTGGTGCATGAGAGGGGATTGATGAAGATTACGAATAGGGCATAG